Genomic DNA from Acidobacteriota bacterium:
CGGGGCGCGGGATGATTCGGTTTCTCAGCCCCGGACTATACCGGAGCGGACCTGCTTCAGCGCTCTGCCTCAGCGCTCTGCCTCAGCGTTGGCCGAAGCTCCACGTCAGGCCCGCGGTGAGGCTGGTGAAGCGATCCTGATCGAAGGGGATGTCGTTGAGCCACAGGCTGGAGAGCTCCACCCGAATGGCCATGCGGCCCTCGTCCCCGACGAAGAAGCGGCTGCCGAAGCCCGCCTGATAGGCGAGACCGTCCTCGTCCCGGTCCGGCCCCAGGCCGAGGAAGTTGATGTCCTCGAGCTCCGAGTAGCCGAGCCCCACGAGAGCGTAGGGGGACACGCGATTCTCCGGCTGGAAGTTGATCACCACGTTGCCCAGGGCGGCGCTGAGGGTGGCGTCCAGCAGAGCGTCGGCGCGCATCAGCTGGGCCTCTACCTGCACGTGGGGGGAAACCATCAGGGCGCCGCGGAGCTCGCTCCGGAAGTCGAGATCGAATTCCTCGCTGGAGCTTTCGATATTGGCGCTGCCCACCCCGAAGCCGAGCTCCCACTGGCGGTCCGCCAGCTGGGCCGAGGCCGGAGGGGCGAAGACAGCGAGAAGGACCGCCAGGGCCAGGGCCGCCGGCAGAGGGAAGCGATGGAACTTGGAAGGGCTGGAAACTCTGGAATAGAAGGTCATGATCATTCTCCCGATGTGGGCTGGGGGCGAGGATCCGCTCCCAGCCGTCGCAGGATCAATCTACGAGGAGGGGGGAGCGAAGACCATTCGCCGATTGGCCTATTCGGCGGCCTATTCGGAGCTCGATCCCGAGTCGGAAATGGGGTCAGGGGCTGGGTCGTGGGGGGCGGGGAGGAGGCCGAGACTTTGGGCTCGGTGAACCGCCTCCTGACGATTGTGCACTCCCAGCTTGCCATAAATATTCTCCAGATGCTTTTTCACCGTGCTGGGGGAGATGAAGAGCGCTTCGCCTACGGTCTCGTTGGTGCCACCGCGAGCGACCTCCGCCAGCACTTCCCGTTCCCGCGGGCTGAGGAGCTCCGGCAGCTGCGTTCCGGAGGGCCCGGTGGAAGGGATCTCCAGGGCTTCCAGCAGCCGCCGGCGAAAGGCCGGCGTTACTTTCTCCAGGGCCGGGGCGAGCACCTCTCCCGGCAGCTCGCCGAGCCACTCCTTTTCGTCTGCAAGGACCTGTACGAAGCGACCTTCTTCGGCGAGCTGAAAGGCTTCCTGGAGAAGCTCAGCCACCGCCTCGGCGTCCCGGTGTCGGCGGGCCATGGCCTCCAGTAGCCAGCTCTCGATGATCGCCCGATGCCAGCGGTGCCGGCGGGCTACGGAGCGCAGCTCCCGGGCCCAGCGGGCGGCGCGTTCCGCATCGCCGCGGCGTTCGAGCCAGCGAATCCCCAGGCTGACGGTGGCGGTGCGGGGGAGCTCCGGCAGCAGCTTGGCCTCTACGTCGTCGTCGTCCAGCAGCCCCGAGGTCTCGATCCATTCCCGCCACTCTTCCCAGGCTACGGGATCATCCTCCAGGCACGCGCGCAGGGCAATGGTGCGCAGGCGGTGCATTTGGGCCTGGGGTTCCCACTGCAGCAGGGAGGCCTGGCGAAGGATGTCCAGCAGCAGCTCGGCACCGGAGAGAGCGGAGGAGAAGTCCCGGCGCGCCCGCGCCACCTCCAACAGGATCAGCCGAGCCATCACCTCGTTGAATGGAAAACAGTCTCGGTTGATCGCCAGCCCCTCTTCTACCAGCTTCTGGGCTCGCTCCAGCTCTCCCCACTCGAAGCGCACTTCCGCCTCGCCGAGGATCGGCAGGCAGGTCATGGGGCCGCCCTCTTCACCGGAGCCCCTTTCACCGGAACTCCCCTCACCGAAACCCTCAGCAGCTGCTTCTCGGTGGATGCGCAAAGCTTCGTGGGTGCGCCCCTGGAGGAGCTGAAGGCGCCCCTGGTAGAAGTGGCTGGTGGCGTCGATACCCAGCTGGTCGCCGCCGGCGCGGCTGTAGGCGGCGGCTTGATGGAAGGCTTCGGAGGCGGCGTCGTAGTCCGCTTGGGCGAGCAAGGAGGTGCCCAGGGTGATGGCCGCCACCGCCCGCAGCAGGCGATCCTCCGGTGCCAGCAGCTCGAGAGCGCCGCGGGCGGCGGCGATGGCTTCGGCGCGTTCCGTGCGCACGGTAGCGCTGCACGCTGCCAGGGTAAGGGCGCTGCCGCGGACGCGATCTTCCAGATCCTCTGCCAACGCCCGCTCCAGCTGAGGGCTCGCCTGGGCCAGCTCTTTCCAGCGCATGGTCATGAAGAGCATCAAGGCTTGAGTCAGGGCCACTTGGGGAGCCGCCTCAACCCACTCCTGGGGGACCGCCTCGAACCAGCCGGCCACCGAGGCGGCGTCGCCGCGCTCCAAGGCTGGCCCGGCGTGGAGCGCCAGGATGTCCAGCGCCCGTCCGCGATCTCGGGCCGCCAGGGCTTGCTCCAAGGCCTCGGTGGGCAGGTTCTGGGCCAGCAGCCAATCGCTGGCCCGGCGGTGGAGGGCAGCTCGGGCCTCGGGGTCGAGACGATTCTCCAGGGTCTGGCGCAGCAGCTCCCGGAAGAGATGGTGGAAGCGAAACCACCGCCGGTTCTGGTCCAGCGGGATGAGGAAGAGATTGTCCGCCTCCATCTGTCGCAGGAGCTGGTGGCTGCTTTCCCGTTCGAGCATGGCGTCGCAGAGCTCGGCGCAGAAGCGTTGGAGCAGCGACACCGGCAGCAGGAAGTCCAGCACCTCCGGCGGCTGACGGTGCAGCACCTCCTCGGTGAGGTAGTCGAGAACGTAGCGGTGGCTGCCGCTGAAGGCCTCGACGAAGGAGGCGGCGTCCTCCTGGCCGCGCAGCGACAGGGCGGCGAGCTGGAGGCCGGCGATCCAACCTTCGGTGCGTTGCTGCAGCGCTCGGGTCAGCCGGGGATGGAGGTCCAAGCCCATGGCCTGGCGTAGGAAGAGACTGCTCTCCTGAGGGGAGAATCTGAGGTCTCGCGCCCGCAGCTCCGTGAGCCGCCCCTGGCCGCGCAGGCGCGCCAGGGAGAAAGGCGGATCCGCGCGGGTGCAGATCACCAGGCGAAAGCCGGGGGGCAAGTGGTGGGTCCAGTGGGCTACCAGCTGGTGGACCTCTTCGTTGTCGATGACGTGGAAGTCGTCGAGCACCAGGACGGTGTCCGCCTCCTGTGCTCCCAGGGCATTGATCACCGGCACCAGGGCGGCCTCCGGAGGCGGCAGGCGAGGGGCGTTGAGCAGTGGCCGGAGACTGGCGCCGGCGGCTTCCGAGAGCTGCGCCAGGGCACCGGCCAGATAGCCGAGGAAGCGGCGCAGCTCGCCGTCGGCGGGCTCTAGGGAGAGCCAGGCCGAAGGCCAGGGGCGCTGCTGGAGCCAGTCGCCCACCAGCGTCGATTTGCCGAAGCCCGCCGGCGCCGACACCACGATCAGCCCCGTGGCCTGGTCCAGGCGCTGGAGAAGCCGGTCTCGCCCCACGGTTTCGCCACCGAGCATGGGGGCGAAGAGCTTGGTGCTGAGAACCGGATATTCCGCGCTGGCGGTGGAGTAGCTCTGATTCATGC
This window encodes:
- a CDS encoding porin family protein, yielding MTFYSRVSSPSKFHRFPLPAALALAVLLAVFAPPASAQLADRQWELGFGVGSANIESSSEEFDLDFRSELRGALMVSPHVQVEAQLMRADALLDATLSAALGNVVINFQPENRVSPYALVGLGYSELEDINFLGLGPDRDEDGLAYQAGFGSRFFVGDEGRMAIRVELSSLWLNDIPFDQDRFTSLTAGLTWSFGQR
- a CDS encoding LuxR C-terminal-related transcriptional regulator — encoded protein: MNQSYSTASAEYPVLSTKLFAPMLGGETVGRDRLLQRLDQATGLIVVSAPAGFGKSTLVGDWLQQRPWPSAWLSLEPADGELRRFLGYLAGALAQLSEAAGASLRPLLNAPRLPPPEAALVPVINALGAQEADTVLVLDDFHVIDNEEVHQLVAHWTHHLPPGFRLVICTRADPPFSLARLRGQGRLTELRARDLRFSPQESSLFLRQAMGLDLHPRLTRALQQRTEGWIAGLQLAALSLRGQEDAASFVEAFSGSHRYVLDYLTEEVLHRQPPEVLDFLLPVSLLQRFCAELCDAMLERESSHQLLRQMEADNLFLIPLDQNRRWFRFHHLFRELLRQTLENRLDPEARAALHRRASDWLLAQNLPTEALEQALAARDRGRALDILALHAGPALERGDAASVAGWFEAVPQEWVEAAPQVALTQALMLFMTMRWKELAQASPQLERALAEDLEDRVRGSALTLAACSATVRTERAEAIAAARGALELLAPEDRLLRAVAAITLGTSLLAQADYDAASEAFHQAAAYSRAGGDQLGIDATSHFYQGRLQLLQGRTHEALRIHREAAAEGFGEGSSGERGSGEEGGPMTCLPILGEAEVRFEWGELERAQKLVEEGLAINRDCFPFNEVMARLILLEVARARRDFSSALSGAELLLDILRQASLLQWEPQAQMHRLRTIALRACLEDDPVAWEEWREWIETSGLLDDDDVEAKLLPELPRTATVSLGIRWLERRGDAERAARWARELRSVARRHRWHRAIIESWLLEAMARRHRDAEAVAELLQEAFQLAEEGRFVQVLADEKEWLGELPGEVLAPALEKVTPAFRRRLLEALEIPSTGPSGTQLPELLSPREREVLAEVARGGTNETVGEALFISPSTVKKHLENIYGKLGVHNRQEAVHRAQSLGLLPAPHDPAPDPISDSGSSSE